A single window of Anopheles moucheti chromosome 2, idAnoMoucSN_F20_07, whole genome shotgun sequence DNA harbors:
- the LOC128310845 gene encoding MRN complex-interacting protein produces MPQELRVVRCFQCLKYQVDIVKKANKWVCKLCGVKQSLAREFFRGSGKDCRSMVQQLSMRNFEMDQQEAEVTKLVLQNKIQLAKPPLERDPTNCYGASNETPQGPSKWETFLTKETDDLSDTVCSSESLESVSSTTFDRERINNPVNSLVEKGAREWNYQQRKGEYLFDNEERRSSNLDKYPSSRSNWAIEQKKPLFNPIRTASNAKINTFFNSTCANKQSTDCSRNESMAIPSFHRKENTTRRTFPNPTKKIVSQASTAPKISTSETPSSSGSYKPPEMPRKRKFSDVFATPLMNFGKRTVVESKLAPSVEPLANINDTKSQTETKPASVSSKWAKYLPEDDVTNENTDNFIIF; encoded by the exons ATGCCTCAAGAGTTGCGTGTTGTTCGCTGTTTTCAGTGTTTAAAATATCAG GTGGATATTGTCAAAAAGGCCAACAAATGGGTGTGTAAGCTTTGTGGCGTCAAACAATCACTGGCGCGAGAATTCTTCCGCGGATCTGGCAAAGATTGCCGAAGCATGGTACAGCAATTATCGATGCGTAACTTTGAGATGGATCAACAAGAAGCGGAAGTGACTAAACTGGttcttcaaaataaaatacagcTCGCTAAACCGCCTTTGGAGAGAGACCCGACAAATTGCTATGGGGCAAGTAATGAAACACCCCAGGGGCCAAGTAAATGGGAAACGTTTTTGACAAAGGAAACAGACGATCTGTCTGATACTGTATGTTCGTCGGAATCGTTGGAAAGCGTATCAAGTACGACATTCGACCGAGAACGGATTAATAATCCGGTGAATAGCTTAGTGGAAAAAGGTGCAAGAGAATGGAATTACCAGCAAAGGAAAGGAgaatatttgtttgataatGAGGAAAGGCGGTCTTCAAACTTAGATAAATATCCTTCATCAAGGAGTAATTGGGCCATTGAGCAAAAGAAACCTTTGTTCAACCCTATTCGTACAGCGAGCAACGCAAAGATCAACACATTCTTCAACAGCACATGTGCTAACAAACAAAGCACGGATTGTAGCAGAAATGAATCAATGGCAATTCCTAGTTTCCATCGCAAAGAAAATACTACCAGACGAACCTTTCCAAATCCTACGAAAAAAATCGTGTCTCAAGCAAGTACTGCTCCGAAAATTTCAACTTCTGAAACTCCCAGCTCATCAGGAAGCTACAAACCACCGGAGATGCCCCGCAAGAGAAAATTTTCAGATGTGTTTGCAACTCCGCTAATGAATTTTGGAAAGCGTACTGTTGTCGAGAGTAAATTAGCACCTTCCGTTGAACCGTTAGCAAATATTAATGACACGAAATCTCAAACAGAAACCAAACCTGCCAGTGTGTCCTCTAAATGGGCAAAATATCTTCCAGAAGATGATGTGACGAATGAAAATACAGACAACTTCATCATTTTTTGA
- the LOC128310846 gene encoding probable Golgi SNAP receptor complex member 2, whose translation MEALYMQTNSLIQETQQCFQRLNDTRFDSGEIEHDIQMKITTVNGNCDRLDVLLFKVPVAQRQNAKMRVDQLKYDIRHLQAALKLYQDKKQRRETELAERESLLNKRFTANTETSIDIDYSLQHHNSMQNAHRGVDEMIWTGSNVLDGLRSQRETLKGARKRILDVGNTLGLSNQTMKMIERRLVEDKYVMYGGMFVTTVIICLIIYIWIL comes from the exons ATGGAAGCTCTGTACATGCAAACCAACAGCCTCATCCAGGAAACGCAGCAATGTTTCCAGCGGCTGAATGATACGCGTTTTGATTCGGGTGAAATTGAACACGACATCCAAATGAAGATTACAACAGTTAATGG CAACTGTGATCGATTGGACGTGCTGCTCTTCAAAGTGCCCGTAGCGCAGCGTCAAAATGCGAAAATGCGAGTCGATCAGCTCAAGTACGACATACGACATCTGCAGGCCGCGCTAAAGCTGTACCAAGATAAAAAACAGCGTCGCGAGACAGAGCTAGCGGAACGGGAAAGTTTACTCAACAAACGATTCACCGCAAATACGGAAACGTCGATCGACATCGATTACTCCTTGCAGCACCACAACTCGATGCAAAATGCACACCGAGGTGTGGATGAAATGATCTGGACGGGATCGAATGTGTTGGACGGTTTGCGATCGCAGCGCGAAACGCTAAAGGGAGCACGAAAGCGAATACTGGACGTCGGCAATACGCTCGGACTGTCGAACCAAACGATGAAAATGATCGAACGAAGACTCGTCGAGGATAAGTACGTGATGTATGGTGGGATGTTTGTTACAACGGTTAtaatttgtttgataatttaCATTTGGATTCTCTAa